From one Enterobacter kobei genomic stretch:
- the thrL gene encoding thr operon leader peptide, translating into MKRISTVIIITTTTITTGNGAG; encoded by the coding sequence ATGAAACGCATCAGCACCGTCATCATTATTACGACAACCACCATTACCACAGGTAACGGGGCGGGCTGA
- a CDS encoding tRNA/rRNA methyltransferase, protein MQVSIVLVSPARAENVGAAARAMKTMGFTDLRIVDSRAHLEEGARRVAHGSGEVLDNATVYPTLAAALHDVQFTVATTARSRSKFHYYATPAELVPLMQEKSQWLNHAALVFGREDSGLTNDELALADVLTGAPMVADYPSLNLGQAVMVYCYQLTTLMQNAAAPAVISDENQLRALRIRARALLEKLGVDDDTKMVDWLEQRIGLFEQRDTAMLHRLLHDIEKKLAG, encoded by the coding sequence ATGCAGGTATCTATCGTATTAGTTTCACCCGCCCGCGCTGAAAATGTCGGGGCGGCGGCACGCGCCATGAAGACCATGGGCTTCACTGATTTGCGTATCGTGGACAGCCGCGCGCATCTGGAAGAAGGGGCGCGCAGAGTGGCGCACGGTTCCGGGGAGGTGCTTGATAACGCAACGGTTTATCCGACGCTGGCCGCCGCCCTGCACGATGTGCAGTTTACCGTGGCGACCACCGCCCGCAGCCGATCAAAATTCCATTATTACGCGACGCCCGCCGAGCTGGTGCCGCTGATGCAGGAAAAAAGTCAGTGGCTGAATCACGCCGCGCTGGTGTTTGGCCGTGAAGATTCAGGCTTAACCAACGATGAACTGGCGCTGGCGGATGTATTAACCGGTGCGCCCATGGTGGCCGATTACCCGTCGCTCAACCTCGGCCAGGCGGTGATGGTCTATTGCTATCAGTTAACGACGTTAATGCAGAACGCCGCCGCGCCCGCCGTTATTAGTGACGAGAACCAGTTACGCGCGCTGCGTATCCGCGCGCGGGCATTACTGGAAAAACTGGGCGTCGATGACGACACAAAAATGGTGGACTGGCTGGAACAGCGCATTGGTCTTTTTGAGCAGCGTGACACGGCAATGTTGCACCGTTTACTGCATGACATCGAAAAAAAGCTCGCCGGGTAA
- the yjjY gene encoding YjjY family protein, which yields MTKVRNCVLDALTINVNNIISLVVVTFPLDPTVSKTAVILTILTAT from the coding sequence ATGACTAAAGTACGTAATTGCGTTCTTGATGCACTTACCATCAACGTCAACAACATCATTAGCTTGGTCGTGGTTACTTTCCCTTTGGACCCGACAGTGTCAAAAACGGCTGTCATCCTAACCATTTTAACAGCAACATAA
- the arcA gene encoding two-component system response regulator ArcA: MQTPQILIVEDELVTRNTLKSIFEAEGYDVFEATDGAEMHQILSENDINLVIMDINLPGKNGLLLARELREQANVALMFLTGRDNEVDKILGLEIGADDYITKPFNPRELTIRARNLLSRTMNLSAISEERRTVDSYKFNGWELDINSRSLISPNGEQYKLPRSEFRAMLHFCENPGKIQSRADLLKKMTGRELKPHDRTVDVTIRRIRKHFESTPDTPEIIATIHGEGYRFCGDLAE; the protein is encoded by the coding sequence ATGCAGACCCCGCAAATTCTTATTGTTGAAGACGAGTTGGTAACACGCAACACGTTGAAGAGCATTTTCGAAGCAGAAGGCTACGATGTCTTTGAAGCGACTGATGGCGCTGAGATGCATCAGATCCTTTCCGAAAATGACATTAATCTGGTGATCATGGACATCAACCTGCCTGGTAAAAACGGGCTGTTGCTGGCACGTGAGCTGCGCGAGCAGGCGAACGTCGCGCTGATGTTCCTGACCGGTCGCGATAATGAAGTGGATAAAATCCTCGGCCTCGAAATCGGCGCTGACGATTACATCACCAAACCGTTTAACCCGCGTGAACTGACGATCCGCGCACGCAACCTGCTGTCCCGTACGATGAATCTGAGCGCGATCAGCGAAGAGCGTCGCACCGTTGACAGCTACAAGTTCAACGGCTGGGAGCTGGATATCAACAGCCGCTCGCTGATCAGCCCTAACGGTGAGCAGTACAAGCTGCCGCGTAGCGAATTCCGCGCCATGCTGCACTTCTGCGAAAACCCGGGCAAGATCCAGTCCCGCGCCGATCTGCTGAAAAAGATGACCGGCCGCGAACTGAAACCGCATGATCGTACCGTTGACGTGACCATTCGTCGCATTCGTAAGCACTTCGAATCGACGCCGGACACGCCGGAAATTATCGCCACCATCCACGGTGAAGGTTACCGTTTCTGCGGCGATTTAGCGGAATAA
- the creD gene encoding cell envelope integrity protein CreD, which translates to MMKSPLFWKMFTLVGAVLLLMVPLMMVRQLIEERSDYRGQVEDAIRQSTSGPQKLVGPLIAIPVSELYTVVEDKKEVQRTREFIHFWLPESLVVEGSQNVESRKIGIYEGQVWHGDLGIKAHFDASRLAALKKETLTLGKPFMVLGVGDARGIGVVKAPQINGVALNVEPGSGLSDSGDGLHIPLPAIRWPQGNLDLTMGLNLSGTGNFSVVPLGRTSQMSLSSNWPHPGFLGDFLPVKREISASGFQAQWQSSWFANNLGERFMRAGSGGWQGLPSFSVAVTTPADQYQLTDRATKYAILLISLTFMAFFVLESITALRLHPMQYLLVGLSLVMFYLLLLALSEHIGFTAAWIAASLVGAMMNGVYLQAVLKGWRSSLLFTLALLLLDGVMWMLLRSEDSSLLLGSGVLLLALGGVMFLTRHLDWYSLSHPKGETRKTATGSDEALRIWK; encoded by the coding sequence ATGATGAAATCCCCCCTGTTCTGGAAAATGTTTACCCTGGTCGGCGCCGTCTTACTGCTGATGGTGCCGTTAATGATGGTCAGGCAACTGATCGAGGAGCGATCGGATTATCGCGGTCAGGTTGAGGACGCGATCCGCCAGAGCACCAGCGGGCCGCAGAAGCTGGTCGGGCCGTTGATCGCCATTCCGGTATCAGAGTTGTATACGGTGGTGGAAGATAAAAAAGAGGTGCAGCGGACCCGTGAATTTATTCATTTCTGGTTGCCGGAGTCGCTGGTGGTTGAGGGATCGCAGAATGTGGAATCACGCAAAATCGGCATTTATGAAGGGCAGGTGTGGCACGGCGATCTGGGCATCAAAGCGCATTTTGACGCCTCGCGGCTGGCCGCTCTCAAAAAAGAGACGCTCACCCTCGGCAAACCCTTTATGGTGCTGGGCGTCGGGGATGCGCGGGGTATCGGCGTGGTGAAAGCGCCGCAGATTAACGGCGTGGCGCTGAACGTCGAGCCGGGCAGCGGGCTTTCGGACAGCGGTGATGGCCTGCATATTCCGCTACCGGCGATCCGCTGGCCGCAGGGTAACCTGGATCTGACGATGGGGCTGAACCTCAGCGGTACCGGTAATTTTTCCGTCGTGCCTCTCGGACGAACCAGCCAGATGAGCCTGAGCAGCAACTGGCCGCATCCGGGCTTCCTCGGTGATTTTCTGCCGGTCAAACGCGAGATCTCCGCCTCCGGCTTTCAGGCGCAATGGCAGAGCAGCTGGTTTGCCAACAATCTCGGGGAGCGGTTTATGCGCGCCGGGAGCGGAGGATGGCAGGGGTTGCCGTCCTTCAGCGTCGCGGTCACCACCCCGGCCGATCAGTACCAGTTGACCGATCGCGCCACCAAGTATGCCATTTTGCTGATCAGCCTGACGTTTATGGCGTTCTTTGTGCTGGAAAGTATCACCGCGTTACGGCTGCATCCGATGCAGTATCTGCTGGTCGGGCTGTCGCTGGTAATGTTTTATCTGCTGTTGCTGGCGCTCTCAGAACATATCGGCTTTACGGCCGCGTGGATCGCCGCCAGTCTGGTGGGCGCGATGATGAATGGCGTGTACTTGCAGGCGGTGCTGAAAGGCTGGCGCAGCAGTCTGCTGTTTACCCTGGCGCTGTTGTTACTGGATGGCGTGATGTGGATGCTGCTGCGCTCGGAGGACAGTTCGCTGCTGCTGGGATCGGGGGTACTGCTTTTGGCGCTGGGCGGCGTGATGTTCCTGACCCGTCATCTCGACTGGTATTCGCTGTCACACCCCAAAGGGGAGACGCGTAAAACCGCTACGGGAAGCGACGAAGCGCTGCGTATCTGGAAGTAA